Genomic segment of Neofelis nebulosa isolate mNeoNeb1 chromosome 17, mNeoNeb1.pri, whole genome shotgun sequence:
TATTCCTCCTCCTTGGGTCTTCGTCTGTTTCATATGGAATGACGGCATTGTCCCCTTTATAACCTTGAGATGCCTGATCCTCCTCTTTTTTCCGAATGGGCCCTAGCTCATCATCGCTCCCCACACTGAAGCTGGTTCGATAACTAGCAAACCTCCCTAGCCGGCTGCATCTCGTCCTGTACAGCACGGGCTTGCTCACGATGGACACCTTGCGGCCTCGCTCTAGAGAGCTGGTGTCCATTTCACTGTCGGAACCGTTGCCACTGCCGTTGGACTGGGCTTTGTTGATATTCCGAATGGTGATGATTTTGCCTTGGGTGCTGTCATGGGGCACtgaatatatgttttcttcttcGTTCCTTGGCTTGACCACAGCATCCATGGGTTCAGCATAATCAGAAGGATCAAACCCATCCGGAGGTAGCCAGGTGCTAGAAGACACAGACTTCCTCTGCCCATCTCTATGGCCTTGGTCTAAATAAGACAGATCCCCCTTTGTGATCTCAAAATGGACAGGAGGCTTTGGTTTGACTGGTGGAGGTACTTTGTTGTTCAGTTTACTCTCAAAATTGCTCATGATGAACGACAGCCCATCATTTCCCTCCAGTTCCATAGAGAGCTTAGAATGGTCTTTGGACAGAGAGGGCAGTGACGTGTCTTCTCGAAACAAGCTGTAAGAAGGGGGCTCGATATCCTCTTCTGAATCCTGCAGGTTGGAGTTGCAGAGTGGAGAGCCCGCTCGGGGGGAGTTAAACACCTCTTCCGTGGTGCTACAGGCCTCGGCAGCGTTATCGTACATATGAGTAGCCTCGATTATGTTCTTTTTATCCACCACATCCTTAAAAAATGGGTGGAAGATCTCAAGTTTGTGCTGGGGTTGGCTACAAGGGATGCTTGTGAACCTCCCGTCAATCTCTTGAGCAATCTCCTCCCCTTCGGTCAGCTGTTCCCGACTTAAGTCATTGTCCAGGACATCTACAGCGCCGTCAGTGAGTGCGACCAACTGAATGGGGATAATGTCCTGCACTTCACAAAGAAAGGCACGTAACATAGCCAAGGAGGCCTTACGTTTGGCTGAATAAAAAACAATGTACCCATGGACCAACCGGCTTTTTCTGATGCTAAATGAGGAATGGTACGAAAGAACAGACAGCTCGATGCGCTTCTTGTGGAGTCCGATCGGTAGTTCAAGTAAAACAGAGTTGTTGCTTCCACAATGGGAAGACTTACAGGTCTGGGACTGAAGGACAGGATAGAGTATGTCATCTGCACTGAAAGGATCGCCACACATCAGACACATGACAATTCGCAGGTCAACGTCAGCCAGATCTTTGATGCTAGCAGTAGAACTGACCAGGTTTAAGTTACGCTTGGAGTCCAGGAGTCCCTTCAAAACTTGACTGATTTGCTTTTCATTAATGTTGCGTCCATAACCGATGCCAGCAGAAGCAGGGTCGAGAAAGACACACTGAAGTTTGCTAGCAATCTGCTGACCTTGTTGTATTAGGCTATGCAGGGTCTCTCCACTGGTGTCTCCTCTCTTGTTAACTAAGATCAACGTCAggggaagatgggctaaatggttatcTCGCCTGCCAAGTGTGGACTCTCTACTCTTCTCTATACTCTCCACCACATAGGATAGAGATTCCTTTGAATTGTAAAGGCAGAGGCAGCCGTGGGGCTGAAATGTTGGCGTTTGGAAAGAGTTCACGGGAAGCCTGACATTCCCTTCTATCGGCCTCAGGGAAAGCTCATACATTTTACCATCTATCACATACTTATCATCATTTGTACAAAGAGCTCGAATCTCATTGGCCAACTCACGTGCGAGGCCATCTTTGCCTAAGATAACCAAGTTGATCCTATCAATGTTGGGGTCGGACAGTAAATTTTTCTGATTCCGGTCAGATGGTCGGATAAACCGAGAACTAATCAAGTGCTCAATCTTAGCATCCACACAAGCTGGGCAGCTAGGGCACGTTTCCTTGGTTGGGTGATACACAAAATGAATGTGCTTCAGGATAAGGGCATCACGCTCTGCTTGGAGCTTCTGTAATGCTTTAAATCGCTGTTCCTCCCCCAGAACATCCTGAATGACACCCATCTTCTCCTTGCTGGGCTTAGCATCCAGCTCCAGCTCATAAAACAACTCTGAATATTCCAAAAGCAGCTCCTGAAACTCTTCCTTTGCTCTGTCTATaatttgcttttggtgtttgCCATAAATATCCATGTATACGGATTCTTCCAGCCACTGGTAGAAATCTTCGTTCATAATGAAACTACGGGCCTCTTCCCAAGGCTTTCCGGGAGTTATGAAGGGAGAGGTCTCCAGGTTTTCTTTAAATGCCCTTCTCATCTCAGCTCTTTTCCTCTCATTCCGCAGCTTCTCTAAGTGGGCCTCGTAGAGCTGCTCGGCAGGGACGGTATCCATCAAGTCAAAGGGAATCCGCTCATTCTCCATGTTGTCAATGTGGCTGGTGGCATCCCACGGTGTCTCTTCGAGCACAACAAACCACTTCAGGAATTCTGGCTTGGTCTCCAAgagctttttggtttttatgcAGCTTAGGTGGTCTATTTCATCTAGATTGGGTATAAGAGCTTCAAAGGCTAACGGCAGGGCTGCGAGGTACAGCTTTCTCCTGCGCTCAATGTGCTCGTGCTTGAGGCGGTGGATGTGCTGGAGAAACAGCTTCTTGGCTTTCTGAGTACCTTCCAGGTAGACATAGTCCTGGTACTCAGGAGAGGCCTGCATCTTTCGGCTGACACTCGGCCAATTCTCGTTGTGGTTTTTCACAATGCGGCTCACCAGCCACTCATACTTGTCTTTTGCTGTAGCTATCTGCTGACTCTGCTGCTTGAGAGCTTCAAAATAAGGAATGATTTTCGTCTTTCCCCGACTTTTATCAATGAGTTGCACTAAGGTGCTGAAAGCCAAGTCCACGTTTACGTTGGATCTTGCTGAGGTCTCCACAACCTGGAGGTTCTTTTTGCTTAAGGCAAAAGTATGTGCATCTCTAATGTACCGCTCAACGCCCTCATCACACTTAGTCAGGACCACCACtatgggcttttttgtttttgcaagctGATTGTAGAGATTGGACACAAACTTGAGCTGGTCATCAAAGTTCCTATTCATGCCCCTGCTAACGTCAATACCAAGAAGAAAACCATCAATCAGCAGCTTTCCATCCGGCATCTGTTTCTGCTCAAAGTCCTGCTCCAACCCCAGCTGGTCAGTGCAAAAGTACATGAGTTTTTCAGCTGATGCGAGCTTGGTTGCAGCAGCTCTCTTGATATAGGGCTGCAGGGCCGTGCTTCGATGAGGTTGAAAAGTCTGATCATCGATGAACTCAGTCTGCTCCACAATGTGCATCTTACATTCCACACAATCCTCCAGGGAACGGCTAACTTCTCCCCAGTAGAGAAAGTGGTCATTATTGACCACTCGCCCGCCAAAGTCACTGGTGCTGAGGACAGAGGTATGGTCCAAGTGAAACTCATCAGCACTCGGGCGCACGAAGCGGTTGCACAGGCAAGACTTCCCAATGCCGCACTGGCCCTTCTCCTTCTCGGTCCCAGACAATCCCACCACACTGATGTTGTAGGTGGGAATGCGGACATCTTGCTTTCTTGCCATCATCATCGTCGACACATCCTGCCACAATCGGCCACTTCCAAGATCAGATTAGTGTTTTCCAGTGGACCTGATGGTTTCCCCACATTATCAGTGGGGGCCGGCTGCCCACGAGGTCAAAGTGTCAGGTCCCATAGTGTTTGTACACCAGCACGAGGTCAGTTTTCACCACTTCTCATCGCCAGACAGTAAACATTTCTTCCTAGACGGGGgcgggaggagaaagaaaacccaTCAGCATCATAATTTTGGAACCTGATTTTAGTCGCTGAACTAGAGCAAAAATCAATTTTCtcgttcaacaaatacttaaacATTAAATGTGCCAGGCCTCACGCTGAGTGAAGATATAAGAGGAAGACTGACATCTATGTGCTCTCAATACCTCTAACAGAGGAAGACATACAAGTAAGCAGTTGTGCTGAGTGTTAAAACAAGAGTTTGAGGGCTTCTTGGAAACACGGCTGTTACCAGGGTTAGAGCAGAGTTAGTACAAGAAGAGCCTGGAACATCCTATTGTGCAGGAAAGGAAGTGCTTGAAAACATGACAGGGCACCTCACAGACACAGGAGCCCACTTGAAGGGGATCCCACTGGTCAAATCTGAAACAATTTGAGCACCAAAATAATTAAAGACAGTAATGGATTATAACCCACTGCCAAAAACAGAAACCTGAGTTCATACTACTGGATCAGACAAGAATCATCCCTTGATACCCCATCTAGGGGGAAGATTTTGATGAGAATCAGGATATCTGCACAGACCTGAGGTGCCTCCTCCTGATATGCTACTTATCAGCTGCAGAGGGAAGAGGTACCAAAAACCACTAATTATACAGTAAAGAAACTGGCTtaacactttgtttttaaattttttttttaatctttatttatttttgaaagagagacagagtgcaagtgggggaggaacagagagagagagggagccacagaatccgaagcaggtcccaggctccgggctgtcagtacagaatccgacgcggggcttgaactaatgaactgcgagtcggacgcttaaccaactgagccacccaggtaccctgggtTAACACTTTGGGTAATGAAAATTATCACCACCAGAGAGGGACAAAAGGACATCACGGGCCTCCAGATGTGGTGCCCCCAAGAAGACACATTACTAAGCGGTGTGATGACCTAGAATGTATTCCCTCAACCGAATCACAAGGAAACATCAGATAAACAAAAAACGAGCAAGATTCTATtatgggggttgggtggggggaagtggTACACAACCCTATACTTCTCAAAAAGTATCcatgtcataaaagacaaagaatggcTATGTAAACATTCTAGATCAAGAGAAGCTAAAGAGACATCATAACTAAATGCAATTGTTTGAACCTAGAATGGATTCTGCACCAGAATGGGAAATACAGGACATTATTAAGTCATTTAACAACACTGGACTCTGAACGGAATATTATACAGAAGTATTTGATCAATGTCAATTTAGGAAGGTAACTACCATGTAAGCGAATAGGCCTACTcttataaaatacacactgaagtatttggGGGGGGAAAGACCATAATGTGTGTGACTggtccagaaaaaaatatgtatatacgtTGAAAGAAAGAATGCGCATGCGGTAAAACGTTAACAACAGGTAAATCTGGATAAGATATTCCTttgtgccattttaatttttttgcaacTTCCTATAAATTTGTGattgtttccaaataaaaagcatttttaaaaaggtgtgaATATTGGGCGGTTTCCTTGACGAGAACAGAATGAGCTTTGTGAGGACAAGGTCCACCCCTTCTCGTTTACTTCTGTATCCTCAGCCTATGACACGGTGCTTGGCACGAAGATTTACTGAAGGAATGAGTCAGGGAATGACTACGAGGGCATATTCCACCAGTGTTTTGATTGAGGAAGGCCTTTCTGGAGGAAGTTCCACCTCAGGAGAAACCTGAAGTAGGTGAAAGAAACACGGAAACTCCTCTCTGCAGAAAAAGGCACGGCCCGTCGAGTGTGTGTGGGGAGCGGATGGGTGAGACGCATTAGAAGCAGAAATCAGATTAAACCTCTTTCAAAGAGCCTGCAGTCTTTCCCGAAGGCTATGGGGAACCACAGAACGTGGCTGAAAAGTGGCACCTTAAAGGACCTAAAGTATGAAGAGGTGAAGTAATGAAACGTTATGATAATATCTTATGATGTCTTTAGCAACCTCCTGGTTAACAGAAATCAAATACATAGGCCTCGGCTGTCTCCACATAAATGGTCTTCTGGCTACTACTGCTTATACTGCACTGCAGTCTACTCACGCGTGCAAATATGACCACGCGACGGCCGAACGTGTAGCCAAATGAACAGTCTCCTGAGATAACtcagtttaaaataaagagaacaggggcgcctgggtggctcagtcggttaagcggccgacttcggctcaggtcacgatctcgcggtccgtgagttcgagccccgcgtcgggctctgtgctgacggctcggagcccggagcctgtttcagattctgtgtctccctctctctctgaccctcccccgttcatgctctgtctccctctgtctcaaaaataaataaacgttaaaataaataaattaattaattaattaaaataaaat
This window contains:
- the ARHGAP35 gene encoding rho GTPase-activating protein 35; protein product: MMMARKQDVRIPTYNISVVGLSGTEKEKGQCGIGKSCLCNRFVRPSADEFHLDHTSVLSTSDFGGRVVNNDHFLYWGEVSRSLEDCVECKMHIVEQTEFIDDQTFQPHRSTALQPYIKRAAATKLASAEKLMYFCTDQLGLEQDFEQKQMPDGKLLIDGFLLGIDVSRGMNRNFDDQLKFVSNLYNQLAKTKKPIVVVLTKCDEGVERYIRDAHTFALSKKNLQVVETSARSNVNVDLAFSTLVQLIDKSRGKTKIIPYFEALKQQSQQIATAKDKYEWLVSRIVKNHNENWPSVSRKMQASPEYQDYVYLEGTQKAKKLFLQHIHRLKHEHIERRRKLYLAALPLAFEALIPNLDEIDHLSCIKTKKLLETKPEFLKWFVVLEETPWDATSHIDNMENERIPFDLMDTVPAEQLYEAHLEKLRNERKRAEMRRAFKENLETSPFITPGKPWEEARSFIMNEDFYQWLEESVYMDIYGKHQKQIIDRAKEEFQELLLEYSELFYELELDAKPSKEKMGVIQDVLGEEQRFKALQKLQAERDALILKHIHFVYHPTKETCPSCPACVDAKIEHLISSRFIRPSDRNQKNLLSDPNIDRINLVILGKDGLARELANEIRALCTNDDKYVIDGKMYELSLRPIEGNVRLPVNSFQTPTFQPHGCLCLYNSKESLSYVVESIEKSRESTLGRRDNHLAHLPLTLILVNKRGDTSGETLHSLIQQGQQIASKLQCVFLDPASAGIGYGRNINEKQISQVLKGLLDSKRNLNLVSSTASIKDLADVDLRIVMCLMCGDPFSADDILYPVLQSQTCKSSHCGSNNSVLLELPIGLHKKRIELSVLSYHSSFSIRKSRLVHGYIVFYSAKRKASLAMLRAFLCEVQDIIPIQLVALTDGAVDVLDNDLSREQLTEGEEIAQEIDGRFTSIPCSQPQHKLEIFHPFFKDVVDKKNIIEATHMYDNAAEACSTTEEVFNSPRAGSPLCNSNLQDSEEDIEPPSYSLFREDTSLPSLSKDHSKLSMELEGNDGLSFIMSNFESKLNNKVPPPVKPKPPVHFEITKGDLSYLDQGHRDGQRKSVSSSTWLPPDGFDPSDYAEPMDAVVKPRNEEENIYSVPHDSTQGKIITIRNINKAQSNGSGNGSDSEMDTSSLERGRKVSIVSKPVLYRTRCSRLGRFASYRTSFSVGSDDELGPIRKKEEDQASQGYKGDNAVIPYETDEDPRRRNILRSLRRNTKKPKPKPRPSITKATWESNYFGVPLTTVVTPEKPIPVFIERCIEYIEATGLSTEGIYRVSGNKSEMESLQRQFDQDHNLDLAEKDFTVNTVAGAMKSFFSELPDPLVPYNMQIDLVEAHKINDREQKLHALKEVLKKFPKENHEVFKYVISHLNKVSHNNKVNLMTSENLSICFWPTLMRPDFSTMDALTATRTYQTIIELFIQQCPFFFHNRPISEPPGATPSSPSAVASTVPFLTSTPGTSQPSPPQSPPPTPQSPMQALLPSQLQAEHTL